The following are from one region of the Cloacibacterium normanense genome:
- a CDS encoding nucleoside deaminase has product MFTPEYFMKQALQEAEIAKEKDEVPIGCVIVFKDRIIARGHNLTEQLNDVTAHAEMQAITSAANFLGGKYLKDCTLYVTLEPCVMCAGALTWSQISKVVIGARDENRGFINQNVKLHPKTEIVSGILENECSEIVKNFFKNKR; this is encoded by the coding sequence ATGTTTACACCAGAATATTTTATGAAACAGGCTTTGCAAGAAGCCGAAATTGCCAAAGAAAAAGACGAAGTTCCTATTGGTTGCGTCATTGTTTTCAAAGATAGAATTATCGCGAGAGGTCATAATCTTACAGAACAATTAAATGACGTGACTGCGCACGCAGAAATGCAGGCAATTACCTCTGCAGCTAATTTTTTGGGTGGAAAATATTTAAAAGATTGTACCCTGTATGTTACGCTAGAACCTTGCGTAATGTGTGCGGGAGCTCTAACTTGGTCACAGATTTCAAAAGTTGTCATCGGTGCGAGAGATGAAAACCGGGGCTTCATCAATCAAAATGTGAAACTTCATCCTAAAACAGAAATTGTTTCGGGAATTTTAGAAAATGAATGCTCAGAAATCGTGAAAAATTTCTTTAAAAATAAAAGATAA
- a CDS encoding AEC family transporter, whose product MVNFVLIGLCVLAGMIFKSTKSIHPDAHKGINTWILYLALPAVSFKYLPKVEWSLEMLFPIFSTVLIAVGSLFFMKYYSQAKNYSRRSRSTLEIASGYSNTSFIGFPLIAAFYNEKLLSIAIISDQTMFLTLSTLGIISALKGGSKSGSVSTKFILKRLFTFPPFIGCISALVISQFINLDFAEPLFDKLAGTVAPLALFSVGLQLKFSGWRKLIPQISMSMLYKLLLAPLIVLLVVFALGIKGNVAKISVFEAAMPTLITSSIIAEQFRLNTKLTNLIIGISIIVGFATVGFWYFVIEALF is encoded by the coding sequence ATGGTAAATTTTGTGTTGATTGGATTGTGTGTATTGGCGGGAATGATATTTAAATCTACCAAATCTATTCATCCAGATGCTCACAAAGGGATAAATACTTGGATTCTTTATTTGGCACTTCCAGCCGTTTCTTTTAAGTATTTACCGAAAGTAGAATGGTCTTTAGAAATGCTTTTTCCTATTTTTTCTACGGTTTTAATTGCAGTGGGAAGTTTGTTTTTCATGAAATACTATTCTCAAGCAAAAAATTACTCCAGAAGGTCTAGAAGTACATTAGAAATCGCAAGTGGATACAGCAATACTTCTTTCATTGGGTTTCCTCTTATTGCTGCTTTTTATAACGAAAAGTTATTAAGTATAGCCATTATTTCAGACCAAACCATGTTTCTTACATTGTCTACATTAGGAATTATCTCTGCTTTAAAAGGAGGAAGTAAGAGTGGTAGCGTTAGTACAAAGTTCATTTTGAAAAGATTATTTACTTTTCCTCCGTTTATAGGATGTATTAGTGCTTTGGTAATTTCTCAGTTTATAAATTTGGACTTTGCAGAACCTTTGTTTGATAAATTGGCAGGAACGGTAGCTCCTTTGGCATTATTTTCCGTTGGTTTACAATTGAAATTTAGTGGTTGGAGAAAACTTATTCCTCAGATTTCTATGTCTATGTTATACAAATTACTTTTGGCACCACTTATTGTTCTTTTGGTGGTTTTTGCTTTGGGAATTAAAGGAAATGTTGCCAAAATAAGCGTTTTTGAAGCAGCAATGCCAACACTTATTACTTCTAGTATTATTGCAGAACAATTTAGACTCAATACGAAATTGACTAATCTTATTATTGGGATTAGCATTATTGTAGGTTTTGCAACAGTAGGTTTTTGGTATTTTGTTATAGAAGCTTTGTTTTAA
- a CDS encoding bifunctional folylpolyglutamate synthase/dihydrofolate synthase yields MPNYQIDGQKAYKPGLENITKLCDFFGNSQEKLKMIHIGGTNGKGSTSNMLASVLQEQGYIVGLYNSPHLIDFTERIKINGNNCKKEFVFDFIQKLRNIPEEILPSFFEFTTIMSFEYFYQKKVDFAIIEVGLGGRLDSTNIIKPLVSAITNVDLDHQNILGETLEEIATEKAGIVKNNIPIISGDERDLVKNIIQQKAIENHSEFIDATRISTDLETDLKGNYQKKNIRVVLALVDELRKQNIKISESAVENGLMKVHQNTKFIGRWFQFSENPLIICDTAHNQAGLEMVFAQLNAIDKYKHIVLGFVNDKKIDEVLKILPKNAQYYFVKPSISRGRNPKEYEDLLISAKIDFQIFETVDAGFQAAKIKCKTEEMIFVGGSNFVVGEFLEKNL; encoded by the coding sequence ATGCCTAATTACCAAATTGACGGTCAAAAAGCGTATAAACCAGGTTTAGAAAATATTACAAAACTTTGTGATTTTTTCGGGAATTCTCAGGAAAAACTGAAGATGATTCATATTGGTGGAACTAATGGAAAAGGCTCTACCAGTAATATGTTGGCTTCAGTTTTACAAGAACAAGGATACATCGTTGGTTTGTATAATTCCCCTCATTTAATTGATTTTACGGAGAGAATTAAAATTAATGGAAATAATTGTAAGAAAGAATTTGTCTTTGATTTTATTCAAAAATTGAGGAATATTCCAGAAGAAATTCTTCCTTCTTTTTTTGAATTTACCACGATTATGTCATTTGAATATTTCTATCAAAAAAAGGTAGATTTTGCCATTATTGAAGTCGGTTTGGGCGGTAGATTAGATTCTACCAATATTATAAAACCTTTAGTTTCTGCTATTACCAATGTAGATTTAGATCATCAGAATATTTTAGGCGAAACTCTGGAAGAAATTGCCACAGAAAAAGCAGGGATTGTAAAGAATAATATTCCCATTATTTCTGGCGACGAAAGAGATTTGGTGAAAAATATTATTCAACAAAAAGCCATCGAAAATCATTCGGAATTTATAGATGCCACCAGAATTTCTACTGATTTAGAAACCGATTTGAAGGGAAATTATCAAAAGAAAAATATAAGAGTAGTTCTGGCTTTGGTAGATGAGTTGAGGAAACAAAACATAAAAATTTCTGAAAGTGCTGTTGAAAATGGCTTGATGAAAGTTCACCAAAACACCAAGTTTATTGGAAGATGGTTTCAGTTTTCAGAAAATCCGTTGATTATTTGTGACACCGCTCATAATCAAGCTGGTTTAGAAATGGTTTTTGCCCAATTGAATGCCATTGACAAATATAAACACATTGTCCTTGGTTTTGTGAATGATAAAAAAATAGATGAGGTATTGAAAATTTTACCCAAAAATGCTCAATATTACTTTGTAAAACCGTCTATTAGCAGAGGAAGAAACCCAAAAGAGTATGAAGATTTACTAATTTCTGCAAAAATAGATTTTCAAATTTTTGAAACAGTAGATGCTGGTTTTCAGGCAGCTAAAATAAAATGTAAAACAGAAGAAATGATTTTTGTGGGTGGAAGTAACTTTGTGGTGGGAGAATTTTTAGAAAAAAATTTGTAG
- a CDS encoding ferric siderophore ABC transporter substrate-binding protein — METITQHKRDEKIDKLKSATLTALISALLFLLIFYYQFVREIPKEEKVTTMLINFGDNRNGNGAEEPANQEGSLASADIYIPEELKTPEPQPQEIVETPKAVEKPAEKIITGKSEKTTAVKTEKTEKKSTKSSETTASKSTTSKTSSTSNTTAKNAQGDGQGTAAIGNLIKGRGTKTGTQGTDGTVGNSGDPLGGKGDGDSKIGLDRKLISYIPGTMGKGGEQPSHNCTANGTITISYTVDKAGNVISARRSSGISDPCVVTAAVIWVKKYVKAEKASTNSTGTYKITF; from the coding sequence TTGGAAACGATAACTCAACATAAACGAGACGAAAAAATTGACAAGCTAAAAAGCGCAACACTTACTGCGCTGATTTCGGCATTGTTGTTTTTGTTGATTTTTTATTACCAATTCGTGAGAGAAATCCCAAAAGAAGAGAAAGTAACCACTATGCTGATTAATTTCGGCGACAATAGAAACGGAAATGGAGCTGAAGAACCTGCTAATCAAGAAGGAAGTTTAGCTTCGGCAGATATCTATATCCCTGAAGAATTAAAAACTCCTGAACCACAGCCTCAAGAAATTGTAGAAACTCCAAAAGCTGTAGAAAAACCTGCAGAAAAAATCATCACAGGAAAATCCGAAAAAACTACTGCCGTAAAAACAGAGAAAACAGAAAAAAAATCTACTAAATCTTCGGAAACTACAGCTTCCAAATCTACCACCTCTAAAACATCATCCACCAGCAATACCACTGCCAAAAATGCTCAAGGTGACGGACAAGGAACCGCCGCAATTGGCAATCTTATCAAAGGAAGAGGAACGAAGACTGGAACGCAAGGAACTGATGGAACCGTTGGGAATTCTGGCGATCCTCTTGGTGGAAAAGGAGATGGTGACAGCAAAATTGGCTTAGACCGAAAACTTATTTCTTACATTCCCGGAACCATGGGAAAAGGCGGAGAACAGCCCTCTCATAACTGTACAGCAAACGGAACCATTACCATTTCTTATACGGTTGACAAAGCTGGAAACGTGATTTCAGCGCGCAGAAGCAGTGGAATTTCTGATCCATGTGTCGTTACTGCTGCGGTAATTTGGGTAAAAAAATATGTAAAAGCCGAAAAAGCCTCTACCAATTCTACCGGAACATATAAAATTACTTTTTAG
- a CDS encoding ExbD/TolR family protein has protein sequence MELKRRNRVSAEFSMASMTDIIFLLLIFFMITSSAISQSAIDVNLPKAAAQDPSVTDPTTVTINADGKYFVNDLETPKEQLEQNIVKLVEGSPNPTFTIRADENCKHKDVVYAMEIAEKHKYGLAIATVQE, from the coding sequence ATGGAATTGAAAAGAAGAAATAGAGTAAGCGCCGAGTTCAGTATGGCTTCGATGACAGATATTATCTTTCTGTTATTGATATTCTTTATGATTACCAGTTCAGCAATTAGTCAAAGCGCAATAGATGTGAATTTGCCAAAAGCTGCCGCTCAAGATCCTAGTGTTACAGACCCTACAACCGTTACAATAAATGCAGATGGCAAGTATTTTGTAAATGATTTAGAGACGCCAAAAGAACAACTAGAACAAAATATTGTAAAATTGGTAGAAGGTTCGCCTAATCCTACTTTCACGATTAGAGCAGACGAAAATTGCAAGCATAAAGACGTAGTTTATGCCATGGAAATCGCCGAAAAACACAAATATGGTTTAGCGATTGCTACGGTTCAAGAATAG
- a CDS encoding MotA/TolQ/ExbB proton channel family protein — MFLQATTTIINNKVTEKQVFSLWDVLFSGGIIGNTIMIAIFLLGILALYVFFERYFFIKRASKETPNFLENIKDCIHDGRIQSAIDLCRRTDSPEARMIEKGLTRIGRPISDISNAMQNQGQLEVSKLEKNLNILASASGAAPMLGFLGTVVGMIMAFFEISNVTGAVSPKLLASGIYTAMATTAVGLFVGIPAYFFYNILVTNVDRLVLKIQTHVNEFLDTLNKPL, encoded by the coding sequence ATGTTTTTACAAGCCACGACTACTATCATTAACAATAAAGTGACAGAGAAACAAGTATTTTCACTTTGGGATGTACTTTTCAGCGGAGGAATTATAGGAAATACCATTATGATTGCTATTTTCCTTTTGGGAATTTTAGCATTATATGTTTTTTTCGAAAGATATTTTTTCATCAAAAGAGCTTCTAAAGAAACTCCTAATTTTTTAGAAAACATTAAAGACTGCATTCATGACGGAAGAATACAATCTGCTATCGATTTATGCAGAAGAACAGATTCGCCAGAAGCCAGAATGATAGAAAAAGGCTTAACCAGAATAGGAAGACCTATTTCTGATATTTCAAATGCAATGCAAAACCAAGGTCAATTAGAAGTTTCTAAACTAGAGAAAAACCTAAATATTCTTGCTTCAGCTTCTGGAGCTGCACCTATGTTAGGTTTCTTGGGAACGGTAGTCGGAATGATTATGGCGTTTTTCGAAATTTCTAATGTTACGGGAGCAGTTTCACCGAAACTATTAGCATCGGGAATTTATACTGCGATGGCAACTACGGCAGTTGGTTTATTTGTGGGAATTCCAGCCTATTTTTTCTATAATATTTTGGTGACCAATGTAGATAGATTGGTGCTAAAAATTCAAACTCACGTGAATGAGTTTTTAGATACACTAAACAAACCACTTTAA
- a CDS encoding TonB-dependent receptor: MKKILSFTFILLFSIVIFAQKTISGTVKNDDGKPLASASVTIEEIGKNAILEYAITDAKGNYKVTFTSNDEKILVKVKAFNHQTITENYNNATQTLNFVLQEKATEIKEVKLKTKLITKRGDTISYDLKSFESKADRSLADVLKKIPGIEVNKDGSILYQGEPINKFYVNGKDLMEGSYGLINNSLPKDAVQKVEVLENHQPVKILQDKLSSENAAINVQLKKSITMTGRGETSLGVAPSLWNVKLSPMLFTQKYQWVLNYKTNNMGEEVEKENNILAFGNRFEGMRRNFSENSWLSVENAATPQNVPVKRYLLNNVHYLSANVLTNLSKQWELKANASYSNNAIERESMVKTFNANNDLTNTSLVSNNFYTNQAKGEIIFSKNANKSFFKNTTTYNGLWNGDLANTKNNNIASNQRTKTPSNSFQNSLSAIIPWKERLVNAMSFISYRDDKQDLFINPANYVVNLQNVDGGNNSEVVHQFLNLKTFEAIHSASIGLSKKNWTFTPEVGLNYTNNKLLTDVNGVTGNSIQDYQFSGNALENDINFKNLKPYAQMMVNYKREGLDVNLSFPVNFNNISATGTNNLDKTLNKVTYEPRLFMRYDLTSFWKFSTFAGITNSFGSINDVYNGFILLSAKNLSSRNTDIQQTRSNFVGSRLEYRNPLNNIFFNVSYNFNDRTNNVTFLNELDEASQQFIIKGYNLENNSKTNSARTELGKYFPKFKTNASVGYNYSLNNYQQLPANSTPTESSFIDVEGVNQGVSVKFNNNYFSWLSVDYNANWNFNNTKSPDDARFNNKTNLFNHALSAYVYPFKNHTLGFTWDELHSSNRERTAKNAFFDLSYQYSMSEEKIDLELKVLNITNNNVFENVTFNSTFNQTSYTTVNIRPRQVVLTLKFNFK; the protein is encoded by the coding sequence ATGAAAAAAATACTTTCATTTACCTTTATTTTATTATTTTCAATTGTAATTTTTGCTCAAAAAACCATTTCTGGAACCGTAAAAAATGATGACGGAAAACCGCTTGCAAGTGCAAGTGTAACCATAGAAGAAATAGGCAAAAATGCCATTTTAGAATATGCAATTACCGATGCCAAAGGAAATTATAAAGTGACTTTTACAAGCAATGACGAAAAAATTCTTGTAAAAGTAAAAGCTTTTAACCACCAAACCATTACCGAAAATTATAATAACGCAACTCAGACTTTGAATTTTGTGCTTCAAGAAAAAGCCACAGAAATCAAAGAAGTAAAACTGAAAACTAAACTCATTACCAAACGTGGTGACACCATTTCTTATGATTTAAAATCTTTCGAAAGTAAGGCAGATAGAAGTTTAGCAGATGTTTTGAAAAAAATTCCTGGGATTGAAGTAAATAAAGATGGTTCTATTCTCTATCAAGGTGAACCGATTAACAAATTCTATGTCAACGGAAAAGATTTAATGGAAGGAAGTTACGGCTTAATCAATAATTCTCTCCCAAAAGATGCTGTGCAAAAAGTAGAAGTGCTTGAAAATCACCAACCTGTAAAAATTCTTCAGGATAAACTTTCTTCGGAAAATGCGGCGATTAACGTGCAGCTCAAAAAATCTATTACCATGACAGGAAGAGGAGAAACTTCTCTTGGCGTGGCGCCATCTCTTTGGAATGTAAAACTTTCTCCGATGCTTTTTACTCAAAAATACCAATGGGTTTTGAATTACAAAACCAATAATATGGGAGAAGAAGTAGAAAAAGAGAATAATATTCTGGCTTTTGGGAATAGATTTGAAGGAATGAGAAGAAATTTTTCTGAAAATTCTTGGCTTTCTGTAGAAAACGCGGCTACTCCTCAAAACGTTCCTGTAAAAAGATATTTATTGAACAATGTACATTATTTATCTGCTAATGTTTTGACTAATCTTTCGAAGCAATGGGAATTAAAAGCTAATGCAAGTTATAGCAATAACGCCATAGAAAGAGAAAGCATGGTAAAAACCTTCAATGCGAATAATGATTTGACCAACACTTCATTAGTGTCTAATAATTTCTATACCAACCAAGCAAAAGGTGAAATTATTTTCTCTAAAAACGCCAACAAAAGTTTCTTTAAAAATACCACTACTTATAACGGACTTTGGAACGGAGATTTAGCGAATACTAAAAATAACAATATCGCTTCAAACCAAAGAACAAAAACGCCATCTAATAGTTTCCAAAACTCATTAAGTGCTATTATTCCTTGGAAAGAAAGATTAGTAAACGCAATGTCTTTCATCAGTTATAGAGATGACAAGCAAGATTTATTCATCAATCCAGCAAATTATGTGGTGAATTTACAAAATGTAGATGGTGGAAATAACAGTGAAGTGGTACATCAATTCCTTAATCTGAAAACTTTCGAAGCGATACATTCTGCATCTATTGGTTTGTCTAAAAAGAATTGGACTTTTACACCAGAAGTTGGTCTTAATTATACCAATAACAAACTACTTACAGATGTAAATGGCGTTACAGGAAACTCTATTCAGGATTACCAATTTAGTGGAAATGCATTAGAAAATGACATTAACTTTAAAAATCTAAAACCTTATGCACAAATGATGGTAAATTACAAGAGAGAAGGTTTAGATGTGAATTTAAGTTTCCCTGTTAATTTTAATAATATTTCTGCAACTGGAACCAATAATTTAGATAAAACTCTAAATAAAGTGACTTATGAACCAAGATTGTTTATGAGATATGATTTGACCTCATTCTGGAAATTTTCAACTTTCGCGGGAATTACCAATTCTTTTGGAAGCATCAATGATGTTTATAATGGTTTTATTCTTTTGTCTGCTAAAAATTTATCTTCTAGAAATACTGATATTCAGCAAACAAGGTCTAATTTTGTAGGGTCAAGATTAGAATACAGAAATCCATTAAATAACATTTTCTTTAATGTAAGTTATAATTTTAATGATAGAACCAATAACGTAACTTTCCTAAACGAATTAGATGAAGCAAGTCAGCAGTTTATCATCAAAGGATATAATTTAGAGAATAACAGTAAAACCAATTCTGCAAGAACAGAACTCGGGAAATATTTTCCTAAGTTTAAGACCAATGCTTCCGTAGGATATAATTACTCATTGAACAATTACCAACAATTACCGGCCAATTCTACACCTACAGAATCTAGTTTTATAGATGTAGAAGGCGTAAATCAAGGCGTAAGTGTTAAATTTAATAACAATTATTTCTCTTGGTTAAGTGTAGATTATAATGCTAATTGGAATTTTAATAACACAAAATCTCCAGACGATGCAAGGTTTAATAACAAAACCAATTTATTTAACCACGCACTTTCTGCATATGTTTATCCTTTCAAAAATCACACATTAGGATTTACTTGGGATGAATTGCATTCTAGCAACAGAGAAAGAACGGCTAAAAATGCTTTCTTTGACCTTTCTTACCAATATTCTATGTCCGAAGAAAAAATAGATTTAGAACTAAAAGTATTGAATATTACCAATAATAATGTATTCGAAAATGTAACTTTTAACTCTACCTTTAATCAGACTTCTTACACCACGGTTAACATTAGGCCGAGACAAGTGGTACTCACGCTGAAGTTTAACTTCAAATAA
- a CDS encoding GLPGLI family protein → MKLKKYMSGNKKIFISMFIMISFTALCQNYRVMYDYSFVSDSTNINNIENEEMILDIHEEGSVFYSYKKYKFDSLVIEKNRRRENILNGDQSKISYFVEKQYPNFEVIYHTNLGYTHYAVLDKPSISWKLEQEKKIINGIEVQKAISNFGNRSWIAWYAKDIPIFDGPYKFSGLPGLIIEITDTKNQHQFKFIGIEKNKNGYLEFLKTRTKKEQKLNNTEFKSEWKLFKKDPARDLKFNIFNSNHGIKINYDGKDYSTSDMIRHQEEKENEKIKRSNNFIELSLYN, encoded by the coding sequence ATGAAATTGAAAAAATATATGAGTGGGAATAAAAAAATATTCATATCAATGTTTATTATGATATCATTTACTGCGTTATGTCAAAATTATCGAGTAATGTATGATTATTCTTTTGTAAGTGATTCAACTAATATTAACAATATTGAAAATGAGGAAATGATACTTGATATTCACGAAGAAGGCTCTGTATTTTACAGTTATAAAAAGTATAAATTTGATTCATTAGTAATTGAGAAAAATAGAAGAAGAGAGAATATTTTGAATGGAGATCAATCAAAAATTTCTTATTTTGTTGAGAAACAATATCCTAATTTTGAGGTGATTTATCACACAAACTTAGGATATACTCATTATGCTGTTTTAGATAAACCTTCTATTAGTTGGAAATTAGAACAAGAAAAAAAAATAATAAATGGGATTGAAGTTCAAAAAGCAATTTCAAATTTTGGAAATAGAAGTTGGATAGCTTGGTATGCTAAAGATATCCCTATTTTTGATGGTCCCTATAAATTTTCGGGTCTACCTGGTTTAATCATTGAAATCACAGATACTAAAAACCAACACCAATTTAAATTTATTGGAATAGAAAAGAATAAAAATGGCTACTTAGAATTTTTAAAAACAAGAACAAAAAAGGAGCAGAAATTGAATAATACTGAATTTAAAAGTGAATGGAAATTATTTAAAAAAGACCCTGCAAGAGATTTGAAATTTAATATTTTTAATTCTAATCACGGAATTAAAATAAATTATGATGGTAAAGATTATTCAACTTCGGATATGATTAGACATCAAGAAGAAAAGGAGAATGAAAAAATTAAAAGAAGTAACAATTTTATTGAATTATCATTGTACAACTAA